A window of Macrotis lagotis isolate mMagLag1 chromosome 1, bilby.v1.9.chrom.fasta, whole genome shotgun sequence genomic DNA:
aatatgcttcgGTCTGTAATTCAGATgctatcagctctttctctgaaaATGGACTACTTtccataagtctttcagagttgccTTGGATCATAGTATTGTGGAGGAAAGCTAAATCATTCTCAGCTGATCTTTCTACAATCTTAgtattactttgtacacagtacatccCACTTTGcaatagttcatgtaaatctttccaggtttttccgaGTATCATGCTCATCATATATAGTAGAATAGAGTTCCATCATGATCACATTCCACAATTTGTCTagccattcttcaactgatggacatcccctcaatttctaattccttaccACCAGAATAGAGCTACTTTCTACTTTAAATatccttgtatatatatatatatgtgtgtgtgtgtgtgtatgtatatatatatatatatatatatatatatatatatatatatatatccttttctttttttaaaatctcttttggaaTAGAGACCTAGCAGTGATATTGCTAGGGTCAGAGAATAGTCATGATTTAAAGCCTTTTGGGCAAGGAtccaaattgctctaaagaatgattgaattagtttacgactccaccaacagtgaattaatatctcattttccttaaatACCTTcctacatttgttattttccttttctgtcctactaaccaatctaataggtataaggtagtatcttagaattgttttaatttgcatttctccaatctaaGGTGAatcagaacatttttttccttttttaaaaatttaagacaatgggattaagtgacttgcccaaggtcacacaactaggcaatcattaagtgtctgaggccagatttgaactcaggaactcctgactccagagccagtgctctagctactgcaccacctagctgtccctagaacatttaaaaatatgactatagCTAGCATTGATAACCTTAACTGAAAACTATTTATATCATTTATCAATAGGGCaatgtctcttatttttataaatttgactcagttctctacgtttgagaaatgaggtctttatcagaaaagttggcttcaaaatttttttcacagttataattcctgactgtatttctctccatcctattcctcccaaccctgtttattttattctctctcctttcatcctgtcccttctcaaaagtgctTTGCTTCTCATTCTGCTCTTTATGTCTTATAGTGCAATatcattccattacattcatatacaacaacttgtttaaccattccttaaTGAAGCAACAtctcttccatttccaattctttaccattaccaaaagaatttctacaattgtttttgaacatgtgggtcttcttttttttatgtttgctttgggatacagaccatAGGTCAGATTACTGAAGGGAAGAGTCCTTGTCCAATTCACTCAGGTAGCCCATAACCAGTCATTGATAACAAAATAaggtaagaaataagaaatagaaataaggtTCCCAAAGACTCACCGAGTGCCAACTCTGTTtgattttatagagaaggaagccAAGGTGCAGAGAGAAGAAATTCTTTGCCAAGGTCTCACAGGGATGGAATAAGGAATCAATCCCAGATCTCTCTTCTGACTACAGgctatttctctcttcttctcactTCTAGTCCCTTATGGAGGACCTCTCATGCCCAGCCCAACACCAATGGGCATCAGAAGCTATTACCTGAGAAGGAAGGGCAAGTATTGTTCAAAACCATTAGTGTTTATTTGACTAATTGAAAGGATGGAACAATTTCTCCTGATCCAAAGGAACCAGTGGAAGGAACTTTGTGAAAGAGGAGGTTGGAAATTATGAGAGTAGGTTTCAAAACCAGAGAGCATTTGAATAGGGGGTGAATGAAAATGATGGAATCAAATGTTGCATGATGACACCTCCATCCACCACAGGGGACTGAAGGAAGGGGCCTTTCTTTTAGCTATAAGGATGGCTAGACCAGTGGATATCTAGGCCTGTGTCTTATCCAGGAAGGCTTTTATATGGAGTTAATAGTAGAGTTTGTCAAGCAGTAGGAGCTGGTGAGTCTTTAGAGCATAGAATATAGAAGACCAGAGCCTACATGGAGGAACCATCTGGCATAGAACATGGAATATTATCATCAAAAGGTATATTGGCTACAATTAATGAAGAGGGAGAGGTTGAAAAAGCAGCAGATAAGAGCCAGAAAGGGCTTTAGAAATTGGAACACAGTTCACAGACTgttaggaggagaaaaaagactaTCAGACAAGGCTCTCAGAAAGACCAGACAAAAGGTGCTTCCTCATAGATCCTGGGACTTTGCATTTTTGTCAGGAGATGCCAAGGTGGAACTATTGCCTGTGGTGCCAGGCGGGGCTGACTCTTCACTCAGAGCCTTCTCTAGGGCAGCTGGCAGGGACCTGAGCAGTCTCTCCCTGAAGTCCTGGCCCACAAAGACATAGAGTAAAGGGTTGAGGCAACTGTTGACAAATATCAGGGGGGTGGAGAGAATGCTCAGGTAGGGCAGAACCTTTGTAAGCTGTGGATGGCTGCAGATAGAAGCTTCTATTAGGCGCTCCAGGTGGCAAGGGAACCAGCAGAGGAAGAAGGCGGCCACCACAGCTGTGAGGATCTTGAAGGGTCGTCTGGACTTGATCTTGTTTATTCTACTCAAGAGTTTGACTGTGATGAGGCCACAGCAGACACTGATGATGAGGAGTGGAATCACAAAACTGAGGATGAAGCGGCTGAGTGCCAGTGGCCACTGGTGGCCTTTATACAGGGCATCATTGTATACTGTATTATCTCTTGTCCCAATCCAGGGAGTAAATTCATAGTAGCAATAGTCAATGTCATTCACTCCAACCTCTGTGGTCCTGAAGTTGACTGTTGGTATAGTAAAGGCCAAGGCAAAAATCCAGGCTCCTATAGCACCCAGAGCTGCCCGATGTGGTGTGCGGTGTTTCCTGGACCACAACGGCCAGAGGACAGAGACGCAGCGGTCAAGAGAGATGAGGGTCAGCAGGAAGACACTGGCAATAGGATGACATTGGAGATTCTTGAGTAGGGAAATAACATGGTAAGATTGAAtatgagagatgagagagagagagagtgtgaggGCCCAAGGATGACACCTGAGTTGTGGACTTGAAACCTGGGAGACTGAGGGTGCTCTCAGTAGTAAGAGAGGAGGATTTTGGGGAGGAAGATAATGAGCTCAGTTTGGGACATGTTGATacacttaatacatatttattgactgGTTTACTAACTCTCTTATTAAGctccagacactatgctaagcactgggcaGACGAAAGAAGGCAAAACCAGTTTCTGGcctcaaggatctcacaatcTGGAAAAGTCTAGAAGTATCCATTGGGAGCAAGGAGTATTCCAACTCCTCCTCCAAGGACCATGTAGTAAATGTACCATAATTAATGGGCAATGGGGACTGGGAAGTagcaccattttttaaaatttttattaaagatattatttgagttttacaattcccccccatcttacttccctcccccacccccccccactgaaagcaatctgtcagtctttactttgtttccatgttgtacattgatccaaattgggtgtgatgagagagaagtcatatccttaaggaagagacaaaaaatctaagaggtaacaagatcagacaataagatatctgtgtttttcctaaattaaagggaatagtcctcggactttgttcaaactgctcagttgtttctctggatacagatggtattctccattgcagacagccccaaattgtccctgatcattgcactgatggaatgagcgagtccttcaaggttgaacatcacccccatgttgctgttagggtgtacagtgtttttctggttctgctcatctcactcagcatcagttcatgcaaatccctccaggcttccctgaaatccagtccctcctggtttctaatagaacaatagtgttccatgacatacatagaccacagtttgctaagccattccccaattgaaggacatttacttaaattccaattctttgccactacaaacagggctgctatgaatatttttgtacaagtgatgtttttaccctttttcatcatctcttcagggtagagacccagtagtggtattgaagCAGCACCATCTTGAAGTATCCAAGTCTCAGTGAGGacctgaaaaatgagggaaatgaaggCTTCTCAAGGATGATAttgactgagaaaaggtcattcaATTTGACAATGAAGAGATTAAAGACAACTTGGGAGAGGGCATTTTCAGTTGAATGCTGTGATTGAAAATCAGATTTCAGAGATCTTAGCAGAGAATGAGAAGAAGAGTGGAGATACCTAGGGTGGACATCCTTCTCAAGAAACTTAGCCAAAATGGAGCAGTCAGAAGTGAAGGAGGGTCACTGAATCCTAAGATAAAGGATGACACTTTCTCCTCTTTAGTGTGCTTTGCATTCACCACCTGACCTGGCACAATTTTCTGTCCTTGATTCCTCAGtgtatttatttactatttattgaGATGCAAAACATGAAATGCCAGAACTTGAAAGTCCCAATAACAACATAGGTCACATCATTCTGTATTTAGCACAGGAAGGATATTAGAGCAAGATTGACAGAGCAGGGAAAGACCCTTCGAACTGGGAATGTCAGAGTTATGAgtgaccttagaacatagagcTTCAGAGCTGGGAAtgactttagaacatagaatgtcaaagtTGGCAGAGGTCTGAAAATATGGAATGGCAGAAGGTGGGAGGAACCTCAAGACAAGACGTCCGATTTAGAACCCAAAAGGAAAGAATCAAATCTTTGTTCAGTACCTACTAAATTCTAGAGGACAACTAGCTAGTCAAgaaggtttgagttcaaatttggcctcagatacttgccatctgtgtaaccctgggcaagtcgcttcacTTTGTtggcttcagttcctcatctatcaattgggaacatactggagaaggaaatggcaaaccactctggtatctctgTTAAGACAACCCcatgaatttcagttttctctcaTAGAGTAAACCTAGGAATCAGTTCAGGAGTTGATTCTTTCTAGAGTCTTTCCTAGCCCTGACATTCTCTGTTTGATCTCCAATAGCTCTTCTTTCCAAAGTCATGATGAAGGTAGGTGACCCAACATTGGCTGGAACCTTGAACTGAATGGGTGCTTTAAGGGAGAAACAAACAGAAATGACCAGTTAAAATTGGAACTCCAAGGTGGTAAATAGGGGGAATGGCTTCTTCTTAGCCATGGTGGTCTATCTGCCTcttactctcccccccccaccctgggATGTTGAGTCAGTCCCCCTAAGTGAGTTAGAACATTATCTCTCCTACCCTCCTACCTTGGGTATGATTTGGGATCCTTAATCTGGGCCCCAAATTCCAAGTTACagttttgcttctttctcttgCATTCCATTTTCTAAGGGCCCTCCTAGCTCTGATGTTGGGTGTTCTGTATTCTAATGGACTTCACAACTCTGACTTTCCATGTTTCATGGGTCCTCCAAACTCTATCATTGTATTTCCTAAAGGTCCTTCCAGATCTGACATTTTATGCTTCAAGGACCTTTCAGATGTAAAGTTCTAAGGCTCTTCCAGGTCTGACACTGAATGTTTTGTGTTCATCTCTGACATATGCTGTTCCACAAGACCTCCCAGCTGTTATGGTTCATGTtttaagggccctcccagctctgatttTTCCATGATCTAAGTTCTAAGAACCCCACCAGACCTGACATTCTATATGTTTTGTGTTCTAAGAGCCTTCTCAGttccttattatttttctttcatttttggctAATTCTGAGTTCTGGTGGCACTCCTGTTTCTGCCATTCCTTGTTCTGATATGTCATATTCCAAGGGCCTCCACAGTCTGACACTAAGGCTTCTACAAGAACTGACATTCTCAGTTTATAGACTAGGAACCCTTAAGGAtatattctaaattttttcttctacGATCCTTCCTACTTGTGACATTCATCTTTCTTATATTCCTCTCACatttgacattctatgttctaaaggcTATCCTAGTTCTGACAATCTGAGCTCTCTCTTCTAAGGAACCCTTCAACATCAACATCCTCTTTGTTCTATGCTCTAAAATCCTTCCCAGGGCTGCCATCCCTCTCTCCACCATACCACCAAGGATTTTGGAATCTTGATTCTTTCCAGCTCATAGGATTTCAGATATCCTTGATCCTAACTCTGATCTCTTAAGAATgcatgtttctttttgtttgtttctttttgtagaGGACGAGAGGAAGACCATAGCTAGAATTCTTCTCTCTACTCTCTTTTTCCAAAGTCTTGTTattgaattatattatattaatcatattacatcatgtcatatcatatattctatatataatactttatgatatgataaaacaaattatattatatctAGCTACCATCTCTCAAATATTCTGTTATATACACTAATTGACTATACTCATGTTTGTCTCATTTAGAATCTTTTAGAGACATTTTTACTGGTCATTTTAGAGTAAGCAATAGGCTACTTGAACTGAGTTGAACTCCCCTTCAACAAATTCTGGTTACATAAAAATACAATCTCCCTTACTAGGCAAATATACTTATCCTGGCATGCATTACATAGGAATAGAGGAGTGCTACAGATTAGAGCAGATGAGAGAATATAGAAAAGTGAATTAGTTCTTTAACtcggaaggaaaagaaaaagatctccACTTGATTGAACAGAGAATACCTTACTaggggaaaattcattttttgtcaGTTTCTGGGGCATGAGAATGCAAATACTAGAAATTAAGAGCTGTGTGTGCGCGcacgcatgtgtgtgtgtgtgtgtgtgtgtgtgtgtgtgtgtgtgtgtgtgtgacacagagagagaggagaggagggggaggggagaaggagaaggagagatagggagagggagagagagaggagctgGGGCTGACTTTGCCCCAAGGTACCCTTTCTACCATTCATCATACTGTACCTGACCTTTCACCTGTCTCTCTTCTGCCCccttcttcctcccacccccatccccaattCTTTGTACTTCCTCAGGGTAGAGGACTCAGAGTTCTCTCAGTCTATTCCCATTCACATCTCCCTCTGAGTAGGAAGCTTGCAGACTCCTAAGCTATCCTTTAGGGTCCTGCCATAAGTAACCTTTGGACAGGTTTGTTACATATAGTTGAAAAGAAAAGTCAATTAGTGTATATAACAGAAATCGAGCATTTCATGTGCAAgcttttttcctctattctgtAATGTATATGGAAGtgcccattttattttatttttattaggtttAGAATACTTAAAATTCAAGGAAAACAAAGAGTGTGGCCCAAACGTGAAGCAGAAAGTTGAGGAAATACAGATGTTGGGAATGAAGGGTTCCTGGACCTGGAAGCTTTCAAGTAAAGAAGAGTTTCTGGGGATGACAGATGACTTTGGTcttttgtgtatattattttcctgaacACAGGGGATTGAGCATCTGGAGATGGGCTGGCCTAGGTTACACACTTGTGGGCTTTGAAAGGTTGGAGGAGTCCACAGAGGTCCAGTAAGTGGAGTGAGTGGCAGAATCCACTTGTAACCCAGCACCAGAATACATGGAAAAACTAGCTCTGTGGAAGCACCTGCAGAACCCAGCCTTTAAGAGAATCAACTTAGCAGCTGCGATACCCTGTCTTAAAAGCAACAGAATGACTGGATCACTGTCTATGCCACCTGCAGAACTGGGGCCttcaggaagggaagaaaaaaacgACATTCCCTTCCTACCCTCCTCCAagtgataaaaagataaatgaaaatctaCCAAATATTGTTGTTTGGCCATGTTTTGAGGAGGAACAATGACAGCATAAGATGATGTTTgggtgaactggatttaagtgaagcagaattgcaTAAACTTCTCAGTCTCaccctctcctccagagtcaccagATGACTGGTGTGGGGTCCTTGTAGGTGAAAGCCATCATGATGTGTACCTTTAAGCAGTGAAACCATAATGTGGTTTTCCTAGTAAAAGTCTCTAGCAGCAAAGGTCATGAATAATGTGGATTTTCTAGcaaaaatttcttttagaaagcaataataataataataataatagtgtccCT
This region includes:
- the LOC141508715 gene encoding N-formyl peptide receptor 2-like, whose amino-acid sequence is MVSLLKGTHHDGFHLQGPHTSHLVTLEERNLQCHPIASVFLLTLISLDRCVSVLWPLWSRKHRTPHRAALGAIGAWIFALAFTIPTVNFRTTEVGVNDIDYCYYEFTPWIGTRDNTVYNDALYKGHQWPLALSRFILSFVIPLLIISVCCGLITVKLLSRINKIKSRRPFKILTAVVAAFFLCWFPCHLERLIEASICSHPQLTKVLPYLSILSTPLIFVNSCLNPLLYVFVGQDFRERLLRSLPAALEKALSEESAPPGTTGNSSTLASPDKNAKSQDL